The segment GTCAAACAATTACCTGTACTGCGTTTCCCTAGACGACACGGGAGTACCCGTCAGCCTTGAGTGGAAACGGCCGATAGGTAAGACCGGGGTCGTGACGTCGGAAACGGCCGGACCTGCTGTGAGCGCTGGCCGTGTCGTGGTCGGATCGCTCGACGGCACAGTTACCTGCTTCGCGTGCGCCACGGGACAGGTGCTGTGGACAGATCACGTGGGGGAAGTCACGATTCGTAGCGCTGCCTTTACAGATGGGGAACGTGTTTACATCACCACGCTCGGGGGCTCCATCCTCGCTTACGACCTGCACACGGGGGTCCGGCTGTGGGGGCGACAAGTGTACGCAGAGGGGATTTGGGCCCCTCCGGCCCTGGCGGCCAGACATCTGATCGTCCTGGGCGGCGGTGTCCTGGAAGCCCTTGACCCGGCCAACGGGTCATCCGTGGCACAAGTTGCGGTGGGCCATGGCCCCTACTCCGCCCCCGTTCCCGCCGGAACTCAGGTATTTGTGGGTGGTGGGGATCCCCCGTTCACAGGCTATCTCTTCGCAGTGGACCTAGCGGTGACCGATTCCACCATCGTGGCGGACCCAGACCTTGCCGGTCTTGAAATCCAGCCTAGTGATTGGGAAATTCAGATTTCCTTCCAGGTTCCACCTTTGGTTACGGACCTCTGGCTCGATGGGCGGTCCCTGGGAGCGGACGCGGTGATTCGTCCCTCACGTCAGGCAGACCGGGCTTATTTTCGCTTCGCGCTTGCGCCCGGCAAGCGCATCGGAAAATATGCCCTCCCTGTTGCACTGCGGCACCAAGATGGGCTCATCTGGCACACGATTTTTGTCGATCTCGGAATGAACCGTGGACCTGCAGTGGGGTTACCCCAGCAGGCACAGGTCTCGCATCTCACCTTGGAGCACCAGGCCGAGCCAGCTGCCAGCGGTGCTGCAGCGTTAACTATGTTGCTTGGGCATTTTGGGCTGAAGGTATCCCAGCAGCACGTTAAGGAGATGGCGGACCGTCTGGTGGAAATGTGGCAGGTGGATCCACACCACAAGTGGGCGGGTGTGGCAATCCGGATTGCCCATGCAGGCACCCGCGATGTGCAAGCGAGGTAGAACTCGCCGGAATTCAGTCCAGGTCTTCCATAAGTCCACACCGGTAGACCCTGCCCGAGGCTCAGGAGCTTAGGAGCCGTTCCCATGCTTCCAGAATACCAGGCAGGGGCGTATAGTCTTCCCCATGAGGCGCTACTTCGGCACCGACGGGGTGCGGGGGGAGGCGGGGAAGCCCCCCCTCACCCCGGAGTTCGTCCTGAAGCTCGGCCAGGCGGCGGGGGCCTACTTCCGGGCCCATAGCCCCAAGCCTGTGGTCCTCCTGGCCAAGGACACCCGCGAGTCCTCCGACCTCCTGGAGGCGGCTTTGGCCGCGGGGCTCCTGAGCCAGGGCGTGAGGGTGGAGCACCTGGGGGTCCTGCCTACCCCGGGGGTGGCCTACCTGACCCGGCACCTTAAGGCCACCGCCGGGGCCATGATCTCCGCCAGCCACAACCCTTACCAGGACAACGGCATCAAGTTCTTCGGGCCCGAGGGGGAGAAGCTTCCCGACGAGGCGGAAGAGGAGATCGAGGCCCTTTTGGAGGAGGAGCATCCCACCCGGGTCATCGGCACCGTGGGGGACTTCCGGGAGGCGGAGAGGATGTACCTGGACTTCCTCCTGGCCCACGCTCCCGACCTCAGCGGGCTCAAGGTGGGCCTGGACCTGGCCCACGGGGCCACCTACCGCATAGGCCCAAGGCTCTTCCAGCGGGCGGGGGCCGAGGTGATGGCCTTCTTCAACACCCCGGATGGGCGGAACATCAACAAGGCCTGCGGCTCTACCCACCCCGAAGCCTTGAGCCGCTTCGTGGTGGAGCTGGGGTTGGACCTGGGCATCGCCTTTGACGGGGATGGGGACCGGGTGCAGTTCATTGACCGCCAGGGGCGGCTTTTCCACGGGGACCACATCCTCTACCTCACCGCCTTGGCCTTTGGGGAGGAGGGGGTGGTGGGCACGGTGATGAGCAACATGGGCCTCGAGGTGGCCCTGAAGGAGCGGGGCCTCGGCTTCCACCGGGCGGCGGTGGGGGACCGGTACGTTTTGGAAATGCTTAAGGAAAAGGGGCTTTCCCTGGGCGGGGAGCCCTCGGGGCACGTGATCTTCCTCAGGCACCACACCACGGGGGATGGCCTCCTCACCGCCCTCCTCACCCTAAAGGCCCTGAAGGCCTTGGGGGGGGACCTGGCCGACTGGTACGAGGCCCTCCCCATGTACCCCCAGGTGCTCCTCAACGTGCAGGTGGGGGACAAGGCCAAGGTGATGGGGCACCCGCGGCTTAGGGAAGCGGTACGGGAGGCCGAGGCAAAGCTCAAGGGTCTTGGCCGGGTGAACGTGCGCCCCTCCGGGACCGAGCCCGTGGTGCGGGTCATGGTGGAGGCCAAGGAGGGGGCGGAGGCGGTGGCGAGGGAGCTTGCCGACTTGGTTTCCGCCCTGGACCGGGAGTAAGCTTGAGGCGTGAGCTACGGGAAGGCCCACCTAGAGGAAAAACTCCTGCGCGCCCTGGCGGAGGCCATTGGGGAGCTGGAGGACCCCAGGCTTTTCCTCCTCACCGTGGAGGGGGTGCGCCTTTCCCCGGACGGTCGGGTGCTCACGGTGTACGTGGAAGCCTTTAGCGACGAGGAGAAAGCCCTCTTGGCCCTGCACCACGCCGAAAGAAGGCTCCTTTCCCAGATCGCCCGCAGGGTGCGCCTGCGCCACCTGCCCCGCCTGGAGTTCCTGCCGTGGAGAGCGAGACCCGCATAAAGGTGCGTTACGCGGAAACCGATCAGATGGGGGTGGTGCACCACTCCGTCTATGCGGTGTACCTCGAGGCGGCCCGGGTGGACTTCCTGGAGCGGGCGGGCCTCCCCTACCACCAGGTGGAGGCCCGGGGGGTATTCTTCCCCGTGGTGGAACTGGGCCTCACCTTCCGTGCCCCGGCCCGCTTCGGGGAAGAGGTCTTGGTGCGAACCCGCCTTGCCCACCTTTCCCGGCGGGATCTTCTCTTTCGCTACCGGGTGGAGCGGGAGGGGGCGCTCTTGGCGGAGGGCTTTACCCGGCATCTATGCCAGGTGGGGGAGAAGGCTGGCCGCATTCCGGAAGACCTCTACCAAGCCTTGAGTGTGCTACACTTAGGGTAGCCTTGTGGTCATGAACCCCGATCCCTTTACCCTCTTTGAGCGGCACATCAATCCCGGCTTGGCAGGGTTGCTTCGCTTCACCGGCCTGGACCGCATCGAGTCCCACGCGGAAGGCCCTTATGTGTGGGACACCACGGGCAAGCGCTACCTGGATTTCTTGGGCCTTTACGGCACCCTGAACCTGGGCCACCGCCACCCCAAGGTGGTGGAGGCCGTCAAGGCCCAGCTTGAGCGCATGCCCATGTCCGTGCGGGTGCTGGTTTCCGAGCCCACGGCGAGGCTTGCCGCCAAGCTTGCCGAGATCACCCCCGAGGGCCTGGAGATGGTCTTCTTCGGCAACTCCGGGGCGGAGGCGGTGGAGGCGGCCATCAAGTTGGCCCGGGCCTACACGGGGAAGCCGGGGATCGTCACCACCCAAGGCGGCTTCCACGGCAAGACCCTGGGGGCCCTTTCCCTCACCCCCAAGCCCGAGTACCAGAACCCCGCCAAGCCCCTCCTCCCCGGGGTAAAGGTGGTGCCCTACGGGGACCTGGGGGCCCTGGAAGCGGCCATCGACGAGGAAACCGCCGCGGTGATCGTGGAGCCCATCCAGGGGGAAGGCGGCATCCGCGTGCCTCCGGAGGGCTACCTGAAGGGGGTGCGGGAGCTTACCCGGGAAAGGGGCGTCCTCATGATCGCCGACGAGGTGCAGACCGGCCTCGGGCGCACGGGAAAGCTCTTTGGGGTGGACTGGGAGGGGGTGGCCCCCGACCTCATGACCCTGGCCAAGGCCCTGGGGGGCGGGGTGATGCCCATCGGGGCCTGTGTGGGGCGAAAGGAGGTCTTTGATATCTTCAAGCAGAACCCCCTCTTCCACTCCTCCACCTTCGGGGGGAACCCCCTGGCGGCGGCGGCGGCCCTAGCGGCCATTGAGGTTACCCTGGAGGAGAACCTGCCGCAAAGGGCCCTGGAGGTGGGGGGCTACCTCATGGAGGGGCTAAAAGCCCTTCAGGCCCGGTACCCCCACCTGATCGAGGAGGTGCGGGGCCGGGGGCTGATGCTGGGGGTGGAGTTTACCGATGCCGACATCGGGGCCCTGGTGGTGGCGGAGCTGGCGGAGAGGGGAGTGATCACCGCCTTCGGCCTCAACAACCCCAAGGTGGTGCGCCTCGAGCCCCCCCTCATCATCGGCAAGGAGCACGCGGACGAGGCCCTAGAGGCTTTCTCCGAAAGCCTAAAGGCCACGGAGAAGGCCCTGGAGGGCCTCCTGGGTTAGAATGCGGGAAACCTTACTGGAGTTTTTCAAGAAGACGGGCAGGCCCCACCGCCTGGAGGAGATCCTCAGGCGCTTTGGCCTGGAGAAGCGGGAGGCCAAGGCGTACCTCCGGGGACTGGTGCGGGAAGGGCTTCTGGAGAAAAAGGGAAGCCACTACTTCCTCCCGGCTCGGGTGCAGGGGCCCATCAGCCTCCACCGGGACGGGTACGGCTTTGTGCGCCTTCCCGAAAAGGACCTCTTCATCCCACCGGGCTACACCCTGGACGCCTGGCCCGAGGACCTGGTGGAGGCCCGGATCATGCCGCCTGGCCGGGACGGCAAGCCCTGGGGGGTGGTGGAGCGGGTACTCAGGCGGGCCCGCGAGCGGGTGGTGGGCACCCTGGACCTCCGCAAGGGGTACGCTGTCCTCCTCCCGGACGAGCCAGGCCTGCCGGAACTGAGGCTCCTTCCCGAGGGGCTCCACGGCCTCAAACGTGGAAGCCGCATCGTGGTGAGGGTGCACTACGGCAAGCGCCCTTTCGGGGAGTTTCTGGAGTACCTGGGGGAAGGGGATGCCCCGGAAACCGAAACCGAGGCGGTGATCGCCAAGTACGGCCTAAGGGCCGAGTTCCCGGAGGAGGTGCGGAAGGAGGCGGAGGCCATCCCCCTGGAGATCCCCGAGGCCGAGCTCAGAAGGCGGGAGGACTTCCGGCACCTTCGGGTCTTCACGGTGGACGGGGTGGACGCCAAGGACTTTGACGACGCCATCCACATCGAGCGCCTGCCCAAGGGGTACCGCATCGGGGTCCACATCGCCGACGTCGCCCACTACGTGAAGGAGGGAAGCCCTTTGGACCAGGAGGCCTTCTTGCGGGGGACCAGCGTCTACCTGCCGGGGCGGGTGCTGCCCATGCTCCCTGAGAGACTTTCCAACGGGGTGTGCTCCCTGAAGCCCCATGAGGACCGGCTGGTGCTTTCCGTCCTCTTTGACCTGAGCGAGGACCTGGAGGTAAAGCGGGTGCGCTTCGCCGAAGGGGTAATAAGGAGCGTGGCCCGCACCACCTACACTGAGGTGGAGGCCTTCGCCGAGGGGTATGGTTTACCGGAAGAACACGCTTTCTTGGCGGAGGACCTAAGGCTTCTCCTGGACCTCACGCAAAGGGTCAGGCAAAAGCGCCTTCAGGCCGGGGCTTTGGACTTCAGCTTCCCCGAGGTGAAGGTGGAGGTGGCGGAGGGCACCCTCCACCTCATCCCCCAGGAGGAGCCTAAGGCGCGAAGCCTGATTGAGGAGCTCATGCTCCTCGCCAACCAGGCGGTGGCGGAGCACCTGGTCAAGAAGGGGCTTCCCGGCCTCTTCCGGGTGCACGAGGAGCCCCTGGAGGAAGCCTACGCCAAGCTCCGGCAGGCCCTCTTCCGGCTGGGGTACGCCCTGCCCGAGAAGCTTTCCCCCAAAGCGCTGCAGAGGGTGCTCCTGGAGGCCAAGGGCCGCCCGGAGGAGCCGGTGGTGGCCAACCTGGTCCTGCGCTCCTTGCGCCTGGCCCGCTACGCCGCGGAGAACCTGGGCCACTTCGGCCTGGCCATGGAGCACTACCTGCACTTCACAAGCCCCATCCGCCGCTATCCGGACCTGGTGGTGCACCGGGTGCTGAAGGCCCTCCTGAGGCGCACCCTCACCCCGGCCAAGAGGGCCAGGTGGCAGGAAACCTTTCCCGCCATGGCCGAGCACGCCTCGGAGATGGAAAGAAAGGCGGAGGCGGCGGAGCGGGAACTCACCAAGTACTACATGGCCAAGTGGGCGGAGCTCCACCTGGGGGAACGCTTCACGGGGAAGGTGACGGGGGTGGCCAGCTTCGGGGCTTTCGTCATGCTGCGAAACGGGGTGGAGGGCCTGGTGCGCCTCGAGGTCCTGGGGCCCTACACCTACAGCGAGGAGGCCCTGGCCCTTTGGGGCCCCAAGGGCAAACGCATCCGCCTGGGGGACGAGATGGAGGTGGTGATCGCCGCCGCCAACCCCAGGCTTCGCCAGATTGATTTCCTGCCCTATCGGGAGGAGGAAAAGAAGGAAGCTTCCAGGGAAAAAACCCTGGTGAAGAAGGGAAAGGCAAAGGAGGAGGACATGCGCAAAGTGGTAGGACCCCCCAAGGAGAGGAATCGCGACGACCGGCCCGAGCGGGCCACGGTGCACACGGTGTACTTCGGCGAGTGGACGCCCAAGGAGGAAAAGGCGGGGATGCACCGCCCGGCCCAGACCCGAGCAAGGCGGAAGCGGCGGCACTGAAGGCCCTGCCGCGGCTTGGGCCGCGGGGGGTCAAAGCACGAGGGTTCCCGCCCCCACGGCGGAGAGGGTGAGGGCCTCGAGGTCCAGACGGTAGGCCAACACCTGGCCCTTCCGCCCCGCGAGGAGAGGGCTTAGGGAGGCCACCACCTCCACCGCGTCCACCCGGGTGGGGTTGGCCCCCAGGTGGGCTAAGGCGGCTTCGGGCTCCCCTTGGGCGAGCCGTTCCAGAAAGCCCAAGTCCCGCCTCCTGGCCTCCTCCGCCAGGGGGCGGGAAAAGGGCTGGTCCCCGAAGCGGGGCCCCACGTGGGAAAGGTCCACCGCCAGGACCAAAAGCCCAGGGTAGTCCCGCAGGACTACCTTGAGGGCCTCCCCCAGCTCCGGGCTTCGCCTTCCCACCAGGAGGGGAAGCGCCTTAGCCCGAGGGAAGGCCCCCTTCAGGAAGAAGAGGGGAAGTTCCAGGCTGTGCTCCTCCCGGAAGGCCAGGGGGGTGTTGAAGAGCTCAAAGGGGAGGAGGGCGTCCAGGGCCTGCAGGGCTTCGAGGTCGGGCTCCGCCGGGCCAAAAGGGGTTTGGAAGGGAACGGGCAGGGCAGCGGCCTTTTCCTTGAGGGGCCGGTGGGCTACCCCCACCAGGTAGACCCGCTCCGGTTCTGGTATACCTTCCAAGGCAACCAGGGCGGCCCCGTAGGCTTCGGGCACCCGGCTCGGCTCCAGGTGGGGAAGCAGGAGGATGGAGGGGTTCCCTTGGGGCCTTGGCCCCGGGAAGCTGGCCCGGAAGGCCTCGAGGAAGGCCCGGGCCTCCTTCTCCCCCGTGGGGTAGGAGAGCCCCGCCAGGCGCATGGGCCGCTCCTTCTTTAGCCTCCCCTCCTCCTCGCGCAGCCTTCTTTCCACCTCCTCCGTGAGGAGGAGGCCCGCCTCCTCCAGGGCCTTCAGGAGGTCTTCCAGCTCCTTTTTGGGCACCAGGACCCCGTGGGCCTTGAAGACCTCCTCCTGCACCTCTTCCAGGGTTTTCCCCTCCAAGAGGGAGAGGAGGAAAAGCCCCCCTTCCGTGAGGGCCAGGGGCTTTTCGAAGACCCCGTAGGGGTCGCTGAGGAGAAATCCCCCTTCCACCGGGGTGATCTGGGGTTCACGCAGGCGTATTCGTTCCATCGCCCTTCCAATATAGGAGAAAGGCCTTGGCCTCTTCCTTGGTGCATACCCTTCCCTCCGCCTGGGCCAGGAGGAGGGCCTCCAGGGCCTTTCCCACCTGCGGGCCGGGCTTAAGGCCCAAGAGGGCCATCACCTCCTCCCCGGAGAGGAGGGGGCGCTCGGGGAGGGGTTCGGAAAGGGTTTCCCGGTAGGCCTCCAGCACCTCCCAGGCTTCCTTCTCCACCCCTTTCGTGCCCAGGCGGTCTGCTGCCATGAGGTAGGGAAGGGCGGGAAGGAGGTTGTGGCGGCGGAAGTAGAAGCGGCGAAGGGCCTGTTTCCCCTCGGGAGGGCGGTCCATGTGCCGTCGCACCAGGGCTTTGGCCTTCTCCACCGTCTCCTTTGGGAACCGTAGCCATTCCAGGGAGGTCCCCGCTATCTCCGCCCCTACCTCCGCATGGTCAAGGAAGCGGAAGCGGCCCGCTTCCGGGTCAAAGCGACGGGTCAGGGGCTTGCCCACGTCGTGGTAAAGGGCGGCGAGGCGTGCCGCAAGGGGAGCCTCTGGCCAGAGCCAGGTGAGGTGGAAGAGGACGGAGAGGGTGTGCCGCCAGGCGTCCAGATGGTGCACCCCCCCCTGCTCTAGGCCCACCAGGGGGCGGAGCTCAGGAAGGTAGGCGTCCAAAAGGCCCGTGCGCTCCAGCAGGTGAAGGCCCCAGGCCGCTCTCGGGGAAAGGAGGAGCCGGCTCAGTTCCTCCTTCACCCGTTCCCGGGCGGGAAGAGCCTCGAGGTGGGCCTGGAGAAAGCGGGCGTGGCGGGCAAGGGCGTTTCGGGTTTTCCCGGGCAGGCCGAGGCCCAGGCTGGCCGCCAGGCGCACCGCGCGGAGGCTTCGCAGGTGGTCTTGGTAGAGGTTCTCCTCCCGCACCGGGACCAAGACCCTGCGCCGGAGGTCGTCCTCCACCCCCTTTAGCCCCCACACCCGCTCCCCCATCCAAGCCAGGGCATTTAGGCGGAAATCCCGCCTGAGAAGGTCTTCCTCCAAGGCGCCCTCCAAGGGGGAGAAGTCCAGGACCAGGTTTCCGGATACGAGACGGTACTGGCCCCGGGCTGTATCCAAGGGGAAGAGGCTACCTCCCAGGCGGCTTTGGGCTTCCTCGGCCGCCTTCAAGGGGTCCAAGGCGGCGAAGTCCAGGTCCCAGGGCCTTCGTCCCAGAAGGAGGTCCCTTAGGGCACCCCCCACGGGGATGGCCCCCTTGGGGGTATAAAAGGGGAAGTCCCTATGGGCGATCGGGCGAAGCACCCCATCATTATCGGCATCACCGGGAACATCGGAAGCGGCAAGAGCACGGTGGCCGCTCTCCTAAGGTCCTGGGGCTACCCGGTTTTGGACCTGGATGAGCTGGCGGCACGGGCCAGGGAGAACAAGAAGGCGGAGCTTGAGCGGCTTTTCCCGGAGGCCTTTGCGGGCGGGGAGCTGGACCGCAGGGCGCTGGCCCAGCGGGTCTTTTCCGACCCGGAAAGGCTTAAGGCCCTCGAGGACCTCCTCCACCCCGAGGTGCGGAGGCTTTTGGCCGAGGAGCTGGCCCGCATAAAAGCTCCCTTGATTTTTCTGGAAATTCCCCTACTTTTTGAGAAGGGGTGGGAGGCCCGTCTGGATGGAACCCTTTTGGTGGCGGCTCCTGTGGAGGAGCGGGTAAGGCGGGTGATGGCCCGCTCCGGGCTTTCGCGGGAGGAGGTCCTGGCCCGGGAAAAAGCCCAGATGCCCGAGGAGGAGAAGAGGGAGCGGGCTACCTGGGTTTTGGAGAACCGAGGGGGGCTTAAGGAGCTGGAGGAGGGGCTGAGGGAGATCCTGGCCCGGATCCAGGAGCGTTTTGGGCTAAGCTAGAGGGCATGCGGGTGGCCTTGGTATCGGGGGCGAGCCGGGGGATTGGGGAGGCCACCGCCCGGCTTCTCCACGCTAAAGGGTACAGGGTGGGGCTCTTTGCCCGGGATGGGGGAAGGCTCGAGGCCTTGGCCTCGGAGCTGGGGGAGGGGGCCTTGGCCTTGCCCGGGGACGTGCGCTCTTTTGCGGACTGGCAGAAGGCGGTGGCGGGCCTCTCGGAGGCTTACGGCCAGCTGGACCTCCTGGTCAACAACGCCGGGATTGGCGTGATGAAGCCCGTGGCCGAGCTCAGCGAGGAGGAGTTCCGCCAGGTTTTGGAGGTGAACCTGGTGGGGCCCTTTTTGGGCCTCAAGGCGGCTTTGCCAGCCCTCTTGGCCTCGAGGGGGTGGTGGTGAACATCGGAAGTTTAGCGGGCAAAAACGCCTTCAAGGGCGGAGCGGCCTACAACGCCAGCAAGTTCGGGCTTTTGGGCCTCATGGGGGCGGCCATGTTGGAGCTAAGGGAGGCCGGCGTGCGGGTGGTGAATATCCTGCCAGGCTCGGTGGACACGGGCTTTGCCGGAAACATCCCCGGAGCCTCCTGGAAGCTTTCCCCTCTTGATGTGGCCCAGGCGGTGGTTTTCGCAGCGGAAATGCCGGAAAGAGCCTTGGTGAGCGAGATAGAGCTCCGTCCCACCCATACCGCTCCCAAGGTGGGCTAAGCTAAGGCCATGGCCTTGCCCAAGAAGCTTCAGGAAGCCCTGGACCTGATTCGGGCCATGCCCAAGGAGCTCAAGGCCCAGGTGCTTCTGGAATACGCCAAAAAGGTGCCCACCCCCCCTCCTGGGGTGGAGCTGGAACGGGTCCACGAATGCCAGACCCCTTTTTTCCTGCGGGCGGAGGTGGAGGGGGGAAGGGTTAGGCTCTACTTCTTCGTCCCCGATGAAGCCCCCACGGTGAAGGCCTTCGCCGGCCTCCTGAAGGAGGGCCTCGAGGGGGAGCCCCCTGAGGCGGTGCTTTCCGTGCCCCCCACCTTCTACCAGGGGGCGGGGCTGGAGGAACTCCTCACCCCCTTGCGGCTAAGGGGCCTCGAGGCGGCCCTCTTGCGGCTCCAAGGCCAGGTGCAAAGGGCTCTTTCCTAGCCCATGTTCGTAGCCTTTCTTCTTGGGTACTTCCTGGGAAGCTTGCCCATCGCCTACTGGTTTGGGGCCCTTCGGGGAAGGAACCTCCTCCAGGAGGGATCGGGCAATCCAGGGGCCTTGAACGTCTACCGGGTGCTGGGGCCGGTACCGGGTTTCATGGTTCTCCTCCTGGACCTCTTCAAGGGAATCCTGGCGGTGGCCCTGGGGGAGGGAGTGGGGGGAAGCCCTCTGGGTGGCCTTGCCGGGGGCGTGGGGGCGGTGTGGGGGCATGCCTTTTCCCCCTGGCTCCTCTTCCAAGGGGGAAAGGGCTTGGCTACGGGGGCTGGGGTGCTCTTTGCCGTGGATCCCCGGCTTCTCTTCCTTTCCCTCCCGCTTTTCGCTACCCTTTTCGCCCTTTTCCGAAGGCCCTACCGCGTGGCCCTGGTCGTGGCCTTGGCCCAGCCCTTCCTGGCCGCCCTCCTGCACCCGTCTCCCGCTTACCTCCTTTTCGGGCTGGGGCTTGGCCTTCCCGTGGCCTTACGCCACCTTAAGGACTGGCACCGCTAGTTAGTAGGGGAGGGGCCAGGTGCGGAAGTAGTTGCGGATCCTCCCCCAAAGACCCACCAATCCCAGGGGTTCCAGGATCAGAAAGGCCAGGATGAGGAGGCCGAAGACCACGTTGCGCCAGGCCGCCAGGGTGGCGGCGTACTGGGGGCCAAGGGACCCCACCAGGCCGTTTAAGACCTCGGGGATGAGGAGTACGAAGAAGGCTCCCAAAATCGCTCCCAGCACCGTGCCTGCCCCGCCCACGATGACCATAGCCAGGTACTGGATGCTCACCGTGAGGGGGAAGTACTCGGGGGTTACCGCCTTGTAAAGCTGGGCCAGAAGCCCCCCGGCCATACCGGCATAGAAGGCGGAGAGGGCAAAGGCCAAGAGCTTTACCCGTACCAGGTCTACCCCCGCCACCCGGGCGGAGAGGTCATTATCCCGCACGGCCATGAAGGCGCGGCCCGCCCGGGTCATGAGGAGGCGCTTGCCGTAAAAGAACAGGGGTAGGGCGAACACGAGCACCAGGTACCAAAGCTTTCCAGGGGTGTCCAGGACGAAGCCGAAGAGCTCCGCAGGGGGTAGGGTCCGCCCCCGGATACCCCCCGTGACCGCTTCCCAGTTTTTGAAGACGTAATCCGCCAGAAACTGAAAGGCC is part of the Thermus caldilimi genome and harbors:
- a CDS encoding PQQ-binding-like beta-propeller repeat protein, whose protein sequence is MKLRWIQYIQGVPRYPVLVGDTVMIVAYNRTVHQYEAMAYCSHNGELRWKVTLPAGGYGRPVTDGSRLYLLWGQSGLAALNVENGDLQWAWKTPWRIRSGPALFKDMVYLCAGNCLIAATKQEGRETRRFQVGQTFLFGNPCVSLFDSRPLLFVLGTEPSNNYLYCVSLDDTGVPVSLEWKRPIGKTGVVTSETAGPAVSAGRVVVGSLDGTVTCFACATGQVLWTDHVGEVTIRSAAFTDGERVYITTLGGSILAYDLHTGVRLWGRQVYAEGIWAPPALAARHLIVLGGGVLEALDPANGSSVAQVAVGHGPYSAPVPAGTQVFVGGGDPPFTGYLFAVDLAVTDSTIVADPDLAGLEIQPSDWEIQISFQVPPLVTDLWLDGRSLGADAVIRPSRQADRAYFRFALAPGKRIGKYALPVALRHQDGLIWHTIFVDLGMNRGPAVGLPQQAQVSHLTLEHQAEPAASGAAALTMLLGHFGLKVSQQHVKEMADRLVEMWQVDPHHKWAGVAIRIAHAGTRDVQAR
- the glmM gene encoding phosphoglucosamine mutase, coding for MRRYFGTDGVRGEAGKPPLTPEFVLKLGQAAGAYFRAHSPKPVVLLAKDTRESSDLLEAALAAGLLSQGVRVEHLGVLPTPGVAYLTRHLKATAGAMISASHNPYQDNGIKFFGPEGEKLPDEAEEEIEALLEEEHPTRVIGTVGDFREAERMYLDFLLAHAPDLSGLKVGLDLAHGATYRIGPRLFQRAGAEVMAFFNTPDGRNINKACGSTHPEALSRFVVELGLDLGIAFDGDGDRVQFIDRQGRLFHGDHILYLTALAFGEEGVVGTVMSNMGLEVALKERGLGFHRAAVGDRYVLEMLKEKGLSLGGEPSGHVIFLRHHTTGDGLLTALLTLKALKALGGDLADWYEALPMYPQVLLNVQVGDKAKVMGHPRLREAVREAEAKLKGLGRVNVRPSGTEPVVRVMVEAKEGAEAVARELADLVSALDRE
- a CDS encoding ribosome-binding factor A; this translates as MSYGKAHLEEKLLRALAEAIGELEDPRLFLLTVEGVRLSPDGRVLTVYVEAFSDEEKALLALHHAERRLLSQIARRVRLRHLPRLEFLPWRARPA
- a CDS encoding acyl-CoA thioesterase, encoding MESETRIKVRYAETDQMGVVHHSVYAVYLEAARVDFLERAGLPYHQVEARGVFFPVVELGLTFRAPARFGEEVLVRTRLAHLSRRDLLFRYRVEREGALLAEGFTRHLCQVGEKAGRIPEDLYQALSVLHLG
- a CDS encoding aspartate aminotransferase family protein gives rise to the protein MNPDPFTLFERHINPGLAGLLRFTGLDRIESHAEGPYVWDTTGKRYLDFLGLYGTLNLGHRHPKVVEAVKAQLERMPMSVRVLVSEPTARLAAKLAEITPEGLEMVFFGNSGAEAVEAAIKLARAYTGKPGIVTTQGGFHGKTLGALSLTPKPEYQNPAKPLLPGVKVVPYGDLGALEAAIDEETAAVIVEPIQGEGGIRVPPEGYLKGVRELTRERGVLMIADEVQTGLGRTGKLFGVDWEGVAPDLMTLAKALGGGVMPIGACVGRKEVFDIFKQNPLFHSSTFGGNPLAAAAALAAIEVTLEENLPQRALEVGGYLMEGLKALQARYPHLIEEVRGRGLMLGVEFTDADIGALVVAELAERGVITAFGLNNPKVVRLEPPLIIGKEHADEALEAFSESLKATEKALEGLLG
- the rnr gene encoding ribonuclease R produces the protein MRETLLEFFKKTGRPHRLEEILRRFGLEKREAKAYLRGLVREGLLEKKGSHYFLPARVQGPISLHRDGYGFVRLPEKDLFIPPGYTLDAWPEDLVEARIMPPGRDGKPWGVVERVLRRARERVVGTLDLRKGYAVLLPDEPGLPELRLLPEGLHGLKRGSRIVVRVHYGKRPFGEFLEYLGEGDAPETETEAVIAKYGLRAEFPEEVRKEAEAIPLEIPEAELRRREDFRHLRVFTVDGVDAKDFDDAIHIERLPKGYRIGVHIADVAHYVKEGSPLDQEAFLRGTSVYLPGRVLPMLPERLSNGVCSLKPHEDRLVLSVLFDLSEDLEVKRVRFAEGVIRSVARTTYTEVEAFAEGYGLPEEHAFLAEDLRLLLDLTQRVRQKRLQAGALDFSFPEVKVEVAEGTLHLIPQEEPKARSLIEELMLLANQAVAEHLVKKGLPGLFRVHEEPLEEAYAKLRQALFRLGYALPEKLSPKALQRVLLEAKGRPEEPVVANLVLRSLRLARYAAENLGHFGLAMEHYLHFTSPIRRYPDLVVHRVLKALLRRTLTPAKRARWQETFPAMAEHASEMERKAEAAERELTKYYMAKWAELHLGERFTGKVTGVASFGAFVMLRNGVEGLVRLEVLGPYTYSEEALALWGPKGKRIRLGDEMEVVIAAANPRLRQIDFLPYREEEKKEASREKTLVKKGKAKEEDMRKVVGPPKERNRDDRPERATVHTVYFGEWTPKEEKAGMHRPAQTRARRKRRH
- the amrB gene encoding AmmeMemoRadiSam system protein B, coding for MERIRLREPQITPVEGGFLLSDPYGVFEKPLALTEGGLFLLSLLEGKTLEEVQEEVFKAHGVLVPKKELEDLLKALEEAGLLLTEEVERRLREEEGRLKKERPMRLAGLSYPTGEKEARAFLEAFRASFPGPRPQGNPSILLLPHLEPSRVPEAYGAALVALEGIPEPERVYLVGVAHRPLKEKAAALPVPFQTPFGPAEPDLEALQALDALLPFELFNTPLAFREEHSLELPLFFLKGAFPRAKALPLLVGRRSPELGEALKVVLRDYPGLLVLAVDLSHVGPRFGDQPFSRPLAEEARRRDLGFLERLAQGEPEAALAHLGANPTRVDAVEVVASLSPLLAGRKGQVLAYRLDLEALTLSAVGAGTLVL
- a CDS encoding HDIG domain-containing metalloprotein, with the protein product MLRPIAHRDFPFYTPKGAIPVGGALRDLLLGRRPWDLDFAALDPLKAAEEAQSRLGGSLFPLDTARGQYRLVSGNLVLDFSPLEGALEEDLLRRDFRLNALAWMGERVWGLKGVEDDLRRRVLVPVREENLYQDHLRSLRAVRLAASLGLGLPGKTRNALARHARFLQAHLEALPARERVKEELSRLLLSPRAAWGLHLLERTGLLDAYLPELRPLVGLEQGGVHHLDAWRHTLSVLFHLTWLWPEAPLAARLAALYHDVGKPLTRRFDPEAGRFRFLDHAEVGAEIAGTSLEWLRFPKETVEKAKALVRRHMDRPPEGKQALRRFYFRRHNLLPALPYLMAADRLGTKGVEKEAWEVLEAYRETLSEPLPERPLLSGEEVMALLGLKPGPQVGKALEALLLAQAEGRVCTKEEAKAFLLYWKGDGTNTPA
- the coaE gene encoding dephospho-CoA kinase (Dephospho-CoA kinase (CoaE) performs the final step in coenzyme A biosynthesis.), with the translated sequence MGDRAKHPIIIGITGNIGSGKSTVAALLRSWGYPVLDLDELAARARENKKAELERLFPEAFAGGELDRRALAQRVFSDPERLKALEDLLHPEVRRLLAEELARIKAPLIFLEIPLLFEKGWEARLDGTLLVAAPVEERVRRVMARSGLSREEVLAREKAQMPEEEKRERATWVLENRGGLKELEEGLREILARIQERFGLS